A single Bacillus sp. HMF5848 DNA region contains:
- a CDS encoding sugar transferase yields the protein MWRGQLGSHGKPRIYTASLCLAIMCYAFIYVLISQYDLWQIILGLTIVHLSTLILLLTYKEQLRAAVQLLILISFPIISHVYVCLIESPIEWKSAFISSLAIGQISFLVTAFRLPITYKESIRKKVVIIGDNQVEIERVKAGLSKECKVYEWNVTSQNTFEDALNIKRWIVTPHLQVEEKKQLIKIGIQHNINIELIPDFYELVLHGTNVRSVEDTLTLSIKKLEIPLMKNLIKYTFDFVVSSILLIITSPLFITLLILIPITSKGPAIYIQERLGKSEKPFFIYKFRSMVQDAEKCSGPTLSSKDDPRLTKLGRFIRATRMDELPQLINVLKGDMSLVGPRPERAFFVKQFATNHPEYKLRMNVKPGITGYAQVKGTYHTSAEDKLRYDLMYIQNYTLIQDIKILLMTCIVIFNKQKSS from the coding sequence GTGTGGAGAGGTCAGCTAGGCTCACATGGTAAACCGCGGATCTATACAGCTTCTTTGTGTTTAGCCATTATGTGCTATGCCTTCATTTATGTATTGATAAGTCAGTATGATCTTTGGCAAATCATATTAGGATTAACGATCGTACACCTTTCTACACTAATCTTATTATTAACATATAAAGAGCAACTGCGAGCAGCCGTTCAACTTCTCATATTAATTAGTTTTCCTATTATTAGTCATGTGTATGTTTGTCTAATTGAAAGCCCTATTGAATGGAAATCAGCTTTTATAAGTAGTTTAGCAATAGGGCAGATAAGTTTCTTAGTAACTGCCTTTAGATTACCTATTACTTATAAAGAATCTATAAGGAAAAAGGTCGTGATAATAGGAGATAATCAAGTTGAAATTGAAAGAGTCAAAGCGGGACTTTCGAAAGAATGTAAAGTCTATGAGTGGAATGTAACTAGCCAAAATACGTTTGAAGATGCTCTCAACATAAAGAGATGGATTGTTACGCCGCATTTACAGGTAGAAGAAAAGAAACAATTAATTAAGATAGGAATACAACATAATATTAACATAGAGTTGATCCCTGATTTTTACGAGCTTGTTCTTCATGGTACTAATGTTAGAAGTGTTGAAGACACATTAACTCTGTCAATAAAAAAGCTGGAAATACCATTAATGAAAAATCTTATAAAATATACATTTGATTTTGTAGTTTCTTCAATCCTTTTAATTATAACAAGTCCACTTTTTATTACCCTCTTAATATTGATTCCCATAACTTCAAAAGGACCTGCTATTTATATTCAAGAACGACTCGGAAAGAGTGAAAAACCATTTTTTATTTATAAATTTAGAAGTATGGTACAAGATGCTGAAAAATGTTCAGGGCCTACTTTATCAAGCAAAGATGATCCTAGACTAACCAAATTAGGTAGGTTTATAAGAGCAACTCGTATGGATGAGCTACCTCAGCTTATAAATGTACTAAAAGGTGATATGAGCTTAGTAGGACCTAGACCGGAAAGAGCTTTTTTTGTTAAACAGTTTGCAACTAATCATCCGGAATACAAACTAAGAATGAATGTAAAACCAGGTATAACAGGATATGCACAAGTAAAAGGTACTTATCATACCTCAGCAGAGGATAAATTAAGGTATGACTTAATGTATATTCAAAATTATACATTGATTCAAGATATAAAAATTCTCCTCATGACATGTATTGTAATCTTTAACAAACAAAAATCGAGTTAA